In Alnus glutinosa chromosome 7, dhAlnGlut1.1, whole genome shotgun sequence, the sequence TGAGCAAAAAAGATGACTAAATTAAGTTGAACTGTCAAAGCTAGGGAATTGATATCAAAAAGAGTTGAAAACAAATTCATTATCGAAAAATATAGTTATAAAACTGAACGCGTTCTAACGTTGTGACAAGTCTAGGACCAGATATCTGTTCACGTTGTGACAACTGACAAGTCGggtttatagaaaaaaaatatatataggtgGTCTACCTTTCACTATATTAAGTAATCTCTGTATTTACTATGCATGCGTAAAGACTAAAGGATGGGCTGGACAGCCTGGACTAGACCCAAAATGTTTTCTTCTAGAAGAACAAAACGAATAATGTGAATGTTGTAAAATACATTGGAATAATTGCACCACTAATTTTTtaggttgacctaaattatgaatcacttcTTGTGGTACAAAAATTTATGAATGctcattgtggtaaactataattacaaatcgcttcCTGAACCCATTTTCCGTTCACTTCTAGAGGTGCCGGGGTGGCTCGCAACCACCCCCCGATGAACACGTGTCGATTTTctattgggtatgacgtggcaaactaacggattctgttaacttagtggacggaaaacgggtttaaggagtgatttgtaattatagtttatcataATGACCttctatgaactttttgtactacagaaaatgatttataatttaggccaaacCTCATAGATCAATAGTATAATTATCCCAAATACATATATAGAAAGCCAGGGTTTTCAGTTTTCACTGGGCAGGGAGGGATATATTGCaattttgtagattttttttttttaaggagaaTTTGTAGATCATTAATTATTTGGTCAATACATACATATTATAATAACAAATAGAATATTCAATGAACAATTCCAGGGAACGATCTATATATTGCCTAGCCTCTATTATTACCTATACTACGTACTTCATGCCTCggatttcaatttttaacatgaacatataccataattattaattaggcCCTCTCATCCTGCAGGACCAACCTCTTCTATTCTTTTGTCATTCCGTTGGGTATATGTGACCTCACAATTAGGGGTGGGCAACGGTTAAATCGATATTAATAGGAGTATTTTCGAATTTCAAATCAAAATAATCAGTTAAATCTATttaatcatcatttttttttttaacatcacTTTAAAAATTTTCGGTTAAAACAGTTAATTTGGTaagtttgtatatatatagtcaatCAGTTAAGTAAGTTAACAACCGATTATTAGTAGGCTTTTTAAATTGGGTCAAGGCTATTTTGATGGGCCGAAAAATGGGTTGTTTTTCGGCCAAACCAAAATGATTTTTTGGGCCGAAGTTTTAATTTGACATGTTTAATGGGCCTAATTTGGGTCAATCTGTAATTCgtgttaaaaatcattttaaaatttttggttaAAACGATTAATTCGGTAAGTCAGTAAGTTAACTGatcttttctttccaaaaaaaaaaaaattataccgaTTACCAAACTAACCCAAGTttggtataaaatattttattccaaattttaattatttcaagAGGTGGTAGGCAATCGAAGGCAGTTCAGTGGGCGGTTAGTGggcaacaatatttaaatatttcGCCCACTCCTAATCACAAGTTTAGAAAGTAACTTATTCTTAATTACACTTAAAAACTTGCAATTTCAACTCATTGGAACATTTAACACATACCTTTGAAggattttacaaatttaataatatatttgttGTCATATGGTAAATACAtcctaatttttaaattactatcACCATGTACACTACCATTAGAAGCATGAAgcaaaataaaatctgaatcATAAAATAGATTATCagaagtgaaatggaaattAAAGATCCTAATATTCCATATTTGGAAATCAAAACCTCATTAATTAGTGATGTGTTGTCATTAGTACGTATCTAATTAATATATGATGTGTAAAGGGCATGACTAAATAATGTGGAAATGCAATTTCAATACAAAGAAGAAGCATTAATAGACATCGCATTTTAAGATGAAAGGGAGATTAGTCAGGtatcaaatttcaaatagaccAAAATAATCCACGCTAATGGCGAAGGGGCACTTCTCGATTTCAATCAGTCAAAGTTCATATGATTTATGAGTACTGGTAAAATACAAGCGCTTGTCtataatttattcatttgaAAAATGGTAGACATGTAATTATTATACAATTTGTTGATACATGTTGGCATCTGATTAGAGggggttcaaatttttttagttgATGATGGTCATGTGGCTCCAAATATCACCTGCCCATGCATTCAAGGTACGTACGTAAGTTAACAATTGttcaaattaatcattggatGATCTGTAATCAAATTTTTGTAACAAAATTGAACTTCATTCTCATTCACTTTTctataataatcataatacaatgttcatgatatatatatatatatattcattccCGTCTAAAAAATGAGTTTCCAGAAAAGCCTCTAGAAATCCAAAACTCTGTAACTCATGTTTCAGAGACTCAAGTTGAGCCTGCTTCTCCTAAGCCAGAGTCCTCTTCCTCTTCAAAAGGGAAGAAGCCCTCTAAAATCAAGCAAGTTGCTCTTAAGCTTATGCAACAGCTTATAGAGGCTTAAGAtggtgatgaagaagaagaatcatcTACTGCTAGGAGTGAGCAAATCCCCGCAAAACCCGCTCCGCCCCGCAGAAACCGCCCCAACCCTCCCCGCAgagcccaaaacccgcacccatggtgcgggttttggggctgtttttggcccccccgcgcggtgcggggcgggttgcgggggggacccttgaattttctcgggtctccgccccgccccgcacccgccccgcatattttaaaaaaaaaaaaaaaaaaaaaaaaaaaaaaagaaagaaaagaaaagaaaagaaggaagaaagcgGCACGGAGAAAATGCttctaacctaaccctaaacaaacgcatctcttccttttcttatttCCAGTTCTGCGGCTTCTgcctcttccttttcttattcttctttcctcttcttttgttcttctcgCCGCTTCCCCGAACGGAGACTgaggagatcgggagagagggagatgcgaagagagatgagatcaagagagatcagagatgcgaagagagattgaagagagagagatcgagagactgaggagatcgggagagagggagagtcagaGATCGGGAGAGGGAGTCGGCGAGAGGGAGTCATCCAGCTCCAATTCTCCCGTTCGAGAGGTATCCATTTTgcattttgtcaaacacttgcgttattttatttttctacgaactggttttttatttttgttaggaaATCTGAGAATATTTGTGGGTTTCTTGCTTTTTGACAGGCACCCAAGAGCCTGTTGAGTTTGGGGGCGATGTTGAACGAATATATCTGTTTGAAGGAGCAGAAGGTGATGGTGGATCAGGAAAGGGTCCGATTGGAGCAAGAGAAATGCCGGGTCCAGACGCTCTTGCAGGGCATGCAAGCTGTCATGAACACTTACAATTCCAGCGGAGCCTTCCCGTCGCAGCTGAATATCTCCAGCGGCGCTACCAGATCAGCGATTATTAATTTGGATTAGTAAATTTTGAACATAGggatacttataaaaaaaaaaaaaaaaaaaaaaaaattgaacacaaGGGTCaaaacccgcggggatccccgccccacAACCCCGCCCCATCTACACCCGCCCCGTGCGGGTGGAGGGGGTTTTCTGCGGGGTGCGGGTTCactttggggaacccgcacctCTGCGGGGTGGGGTCAAAAAATccccatccccgccccccccgccccatgctcagccctatcTACTGCagagtctatatatataataataataaaaaaaaaaaaaaaaaaaaaaaaaaaaaaaaaacaggattagcccttgttttctttttgagcGCTGATATATACAAGGGCTAGTCCTGTTTAAGGAGTCCCATGACTCTCTTACGGCAGCACTACGCGCGGGTAATGTTAAGCTTGACGTCCAACAATGGCTATATAATAATAAAGTCCTCATGGCAAGTAGCAAGCTTTTGATCCATTGACACTTTGGCAGCTGCAAAAAACTTTCTCATCATAAGCACAAATAGAGATATATTGCCCGTCTACAAGGACGAGAATAAGTTTTTATCATTATTTAGTTTCCATACAGCATAATTCAATTATTCATTACCGATTGATACAGATATATGTTCCTTCCTATAGTTCATGGACAAgttatttgtttccttattatTGTAGAGAAAAGAAcgtttggttttattttttcctctattatattatttatggacAGAACGTGATACTGTAGTTAGGTCCGCCTGTGCATGAAAATAGGCTATTATTAGCATCATCGTAGGCATAACTATAGGCCTGAGGGCACTcattcttgaagaacatagagTAGTTCGTGGGTGGGCAAGTGGCTGGAGTGCTATAATCGCCGGTGCAACAATATTGTGGCTGATTGAACTCTATGCATGCGCTCTTGCAACCAATCACGCTCCCATCAGACCCTTTCACTTGTAGCTCTACTGGGCAAGCCCCGTTCACATTGGCAGCACAGCTGGGCGCAGTGCATGAAGCTTGTGATGGAGTTATTGATAGAGGCAAGTTGAAGCCGTCTACAAGGCTGATATCGTAGAAATCTTGTCCACCATTCGCTGCTAAGTTGAATTCTGCCAAAGACGTTGGTGGGGCTCCACCGTTGCCGTTGCATGCAACCTGGCCGGTTCCACAATCCGCAGTAGCACAAGTGAACTTTCCCGAGCCATCTGTGGAGCATCCTGTTCGGGCCCAAAACCGGCCGTTCCATGGAGATGGGACATCCAGTGATGTGGATGCTCCAGATGCTAGCTCAAATCCAGTGTTTGATAGCTGAGATGACGGAGTTGATGTTAGGTCTGCTGGCCAGATAGTATACGCACAGTTGTTTGTGACGGTTATTGTAACAGAGTGAGCACCTGCATATATGAACGCAACATTAACAAAACTCGTTGTCATCGCTTCGAacgtgaaaaataaaaggatagCTTGCAAGCAACAAACAAAGCAACTTATTATCAAGAAGAATGCTAGAACTCTTTGTAGTGTCCTTCTGGGATCCTTCTATGCTGAAATGAcacattgtattttttaatgaaaatataaaaagagaaatcaagctgtagtttttctttataaaaaacaaaGTTCTATGTCAGCATAGAAGAACtccaaaaaaaacatttgaagaagctctaacatttctctattattaaataaataaatgggttGTATAATGGGGAATGATTTTACAAAATTTAGTTTGTGTCAAGATGGGGAAGGAAATTCATGGATTCTTGTGCAATAGGATTCAATTATATATGAGTTATTCTATGGAAAGAAAAGCACACAAAAAACAGAAATGTATAATTGACAATTAAGatcgaagaagaaaaaaataccataaatgaaaagaaaggcTAAGGTTAGGCCGAAGACTAGTGCCCGAGTACTTCTCATTGCGAATGC encodes:
- the LOC133873918 gene encoding glucan endo-1,3-beta-glucosidase-like codes for the protein MRSTRALVFGLTLAFLFIYGAHSVTITVTNNCAYTIWPADLTSTPSSQLSNTGFELASGASTSLDVPSPWNGRFWARTGCSTDGSGKFTCATADCGTGQVACNGNGGAPPTSLAEFNLAANGGQDFYDISLVDGFNLPLSITPSQASCTAPSCAANVNGACPVELQVKGSDGSVIGCKSACIEFNQPQYCCTGDYSTPATCPPTNYSMFFKNECPQAYSYAYDDANNSLFSCTGGPNYSITFCP
- the LOC133872582 gene encoding uncharacterized protein LOC133872582; translated protein: MRREIEEREIERLRRSGERESQRSGEGVGERESSSSNSPVREAPKSLLSLGAMLNEYICLKEQKVMVDQERVRLEQEKCRVQTLLQGMQAVMNTYNSSGAFPSQLNISSGATRSAIINLD